Proteins encoded in a region of the Candidatus Nitrospira nitrificans genome:
- the hpnD gene encoding presqualene diphosphate synthase HpnD, whose protein sequence is MMAAEAQAYCTAYTKKSGSNFYYSFLFLPKAKRDAMYTVYAFCKAVDSAVDEPAAGSNPKDELKRWREELDAVYSGIPTIPIMVSLAYHVKILGIPKAYFEELIKGVEMDLFNNRYGTFDELSLYCYRVASVVGLICLHIFGVTSARAQDYAVALGMAFQLTNILRDVGTDAAERRIYLPLDDLQKWNYPEKSMLNRSYSAEFRALMEYEASRAHHYYKRADAALQGLSPQERRALTVAEIMRGIYSRILERIERSDYQVFGPRITLTTTQRVVIALGIWLRSRFS, encoded by the coding sequence ATGATGGCCGCTGAAGCACAAGCCTATTGCACGGCCTACACAAAGAAGAGCGGCAGCAATTTTTACTATTCGTTCCTCTTCCTTCCCAAAGCCAAACGCGATGCCATGTACACGGTCTATGCCTTCTGCAAAGCCGTCGACAGCGCCGTCGACGAACCGGCTGCCGGGAGCAACCCCAAAGATGAGCTGAAGCGCTGGCGCGAGGAACTGGACGCGGTGTATTCCGGCATCCCGACCATTCCCATCATGGTGAGCCTCGCCTACCACGTGAAAATCTTGGGCATTCCGAAAGCGTACTTCGAAGAGTTGATCAAAGGCGTCGAAATGGATCTGTTCAACAATCGGTATGGGACGTTCGATGAATTGTCGCTCTATTGCTATCGCGTCGCCTCGGTGGTGGGCCTCATCTGTTTGCATATCTTCGGTGTCACATCGGCGCGCGCGCAGGATTATGCGGTGGCGCTCGGCATGGCCTTCCAACTGACGAATATCCTTCGCGATGTCGGAACGGATGCCGCCGAACGCCGGATCTATCTGCCGTTGGATGACTTGCAGAAGTGGAACTATCCCGAGAAATCCATGCTTAATCGGAGCTATTCAGCTGAGTTTCGAGCGTTGATGGAATATGAGGCGTCACGAGCGCACCACTATTACAAGAGAGCCGATGCGGCACTCCAGGGACTCTCGCCTCAAGAGCGTCGCGCGCTGACGGTGGCGGAAATCATGCGCGGCATCTACAGTCGGATCCTGGAACGGATCGAACGGTCCGACTATCAGGTCTTCGGACCACGTATCACCCTCACCACAACCCAACGGGTCGTGATTGCCTTAGGTATTTGGCTCCGCTCCCGATTCTCGTGA
- a CDS encoding hydroxysqualene dehydroxylase yields MTAPPPQSVLVLGAGLAGLTTAYHLHQRGYEITLLDHPDWRDGFRTDASQPAPIVLGCHQETRRILRALDREGSSEADRPIPLEFQLPDGRIAPYQSARLPGAFQWMMSLFSFHGLSWQDRWRLFSHVEQIWEQAQTLPADLESRTADEWLTAAGQSPDARERIWDPLAQWLAGNALTRLSAATFVHLLSTVFLRDASAARLTHLAGSVDHRFIAPMKQALQQRHARIVSLTHRPILRFGQTGVSEVRLHDDTRLRADRYIIALSYRNLLQLMPERLLTRYAYFAQITELKSLSEVVIRLTCPTTKPRSRLLLLSGRPFHQLTGTSIESGESDYRLSAVGNALAELNDDQLIETAQTAMCELFSGTAREDVIARSVVRENHAALSLAPGAAQLRPLQQSPIENLLVTGAWTDTGWPANLESALVSAHRCAELVSAHPA; encoded by the coding sequence GTGACCGCTCCACCTCCACAGTCCGTTCTCGTTCTCGGCGCCGGCCTGGCCGGCCTGACCACTGCGTACCATCTTCATCAGCGGGGCTACGAGATCACCTTGCTCGATCATCCCGACTGGCGCGATGGATTCCGAACTGACGCATCCCAACCGGCCCCGATCGTTCTCGGATGCCACCAGGAGACGAGGCGGATCCTTCGCGCGCTCGATCGGGAAGGATCTTCGGAAGCCGACCGGCCGATTCCACTGGAATTTCAGCTGCCAGACGGGCGCATCGCTCCCTATCAGTCCGCTCGCCTCCCAGGAGCGTTTCAGTGGATGATGAGCCTTTTCAGCTTCCACGGCCTTTCCTGGCAGGACCGGTGGAGACTCTTCTCCCATGTCGAGCAAATTTGGGAACAAGCTCAAACTCTCCCGGCAGATTTAGAGAGTCGGACGGCGGATGAATGGCTGACGGCGGCCGGACAAAGTCCGGACGCCAGAGAACGGATTTGGGATCCGCTCGCGCAATGGTTGGCGGGCAACGCACTGACACGTCTCTCCGCCGCAACGTTCGTTCATCTGCTGTCAACCGTGTTTCTTCGTGACGCATCGGCCGCGCGGCTCACACACCTGGCCGGCTCCGTCGACCATCGGTTTATCGCGCCCATGAAACAGGCGCTCCAGCAGAGGCATGCGCGGATCGTCTCCTTGACCCATCGACCGATCCTTCGGTTTGGACAGACCGGCGTGAGCGAAGTTCGGCTTCACGACGATACGAGACTGCGGGCCGACCGGTACATCATCGCGCTGTCCTATCGGAACCTCCTGCAGCTGATGCCGGAACGGTTGCTGACACGCTACGCCTACTTCGCCCAGATCACCGAGCTGAAAAGTCTGAGCGAAGTCGTGATTCGATTGACCTGCCCCACGACGAAACCACGATCTCGCCTCCTCCTCCTCTCAGGCCGACCGTTCCACCAGCTCACCGGCACATCGATCGAGTCGGGCGAGAGTGACTATCGGCTGTCCGCCGTCGGAAACGCCCTCGCTGAGTTGAACGACGATCAGTTGATCGAGACGGCACAGACCGCGATGTGCGAGCTGTTTTCAGGAACGGCCAGGGAGGATGTGATCGCCCGATCAGTCGTTCGTGAAAACCATGCTGCTCTGTCGCTTGCGCCGGGCGCTGCGCAATTGCGGCCGCTTCAACAAAGTCCCATCGAGAATTTACTCGTGACCGGGGCATGGACCGACACCGGATGGCCTGCCAATCTCGAGAGCGCACTCGTCAGCGCCCATCGCTGTGCGGAGCTCGTCTCGGCCCACCCCGCTTGA
- a CDS encoding uracil-DNA glycosylase, with amino-acid sequence MTLTLLQDLAQSLVDCRRCKLAKLGRSQVVFGVGNPHASIMFVGEAPGFNEDQKGEPFVGAAGKLLNDLLASAGLSRDHIYIANVIKCRPPNNRDPEQDEVETCKPFLLQQIQLIRPKLVCTLGNWATQTLLERKVGITKVKAQAFYMKDFVLFPLLHPAAALHQGNLLGTLKEDFKKLKEFLDRHSNPAEPTSSAPGPTAPVLNIEAPQPAQMDLF; translated from the coding sequence ATGACACTTACTCTTCTCCAAGACCTCGCGCAATCCCTTGTTGATTGCCGGCGGTGCAAGCTAGCCAAGCTGGGGCGCAGTCAAGTTGTGTTCGGCGTCGGGAATCCTCACGCCAGTATCATGTTCGTCGGGGAAGCGCCGGGTTTCAATGAAGATCAGAAAGGGGAACCGTTCGTCGGAGCAGCCGGCAAGCTCTTGAACGACCTCCTCGCCTCGGCAGGTCTCTCGCGCGATCACATCTATATTGCGAACGTCATCAAATGCCGGCCACCCAACAATCGCGATCCGGAGCAGGACGAAGTGGAAACGTGTAAGCCGTTTCTCTTGCAACAGATTCAGCTGATTCGACCGAAGCTGGTCTGCACCCTGGGCAACTGGGCTACTCAGACCCTCTTGGAACGCAAGGTGGGTATCACCAAGGTGAAAGCGCAGGCCTTCTATATGAAGGATTTTGTGCTGTTCCCCCTCCTGCACCCGGCAGCCGCGCTCCATCAAGGCAACCTCCTCGGCACGCTGAAAGAGGATTTCAAGAAACTCAAAGAGTTTCTCGACCGCCACTCCAATCCGGCTGAGCCAACCAGCTCAGCTCCAGGGCCGACCGCGCCGGTCTTGAATATTGAAGCCCCCCAGCCCGCACAGATGGATTTATTCTGA
- the cas2 gene encoding CRISPR-associated endonuclease Cas2, which yields MNVLITYDVSTETPAGRRRLRKVALACLDFGQRVQKSVFECSVTEMQYEEVMRRLLDIIEEKEDSLRVYRLIEPKEKYVQVYGVNTAVDFEEPLVL from the coding sequence ATGAATGTGCTCATCACCTATGATGTCTCGACGGAGACCCCGGCTGGCCGTAGGCGGCTTCGCAAAGTCGCGCTGGCGTGCCTGGATTTTGGACAACGGGTGCAGAAATCCGTCTTCGAATGCTCGGTTACCGAGATGCAGTATGAGGAGGTGATGCGGCGATTATTGGACATCATTGAAGAAAAAGAAGACAGTCTGCGGGTGTATCGCTTGATTGAGCCGAAGGAGAAATATGTGCAGGTCTACGGGGTGAATACCGCGGTTGATTTCGAGGAGCCGTTGGTGTTGTAA
- the cas1c gene encoding type I-C CRISPR-associated endonuclease Cas1c, with product MQQLLNTLYITTDGAYVRVDHDTLKIEVEKETKLQVPLHHIGGVVCFGDIMISPAAMARCAEDGRFVVLLDRNGRFKARVEGPVSGNVLLRCAQHAAMKNTEQTLAIARNIVAGKIQNTRQVVLRGAREADDATDVAPLKATGEALGNALGRLPLCENLDVLRGIEGESARVYFGTFDRMVKEDRPTFTLDGRHRRPPRDPVNALLSFLYALLMNDCVAAVEGVGLDPQMGFLHALRPGRAALALDLMEELRSVLADRLVLTLINRRQVAAKHFQARPGGAVHLEDEARKDVIVAYQKRKQEEITHPVLDQKMLLGLVPHIQARLLARVLRGDLEAYPPYLHR from the coding sequence ATGCAACAATTGCTGAACACGCTCTATATCACGACCGATGGCGCTTACGTGCGTGTGGATCATGACACGTTGAAGATCGAGGTTGAGAAGGAGACCAAGCTGCAAGTGCCGCTGCATCACATCGGTGGCGTCGTCTGCTTCGGCGATATCATGATCAGTCCGGCAGCGATGGCCCGTTGCGCGGAGGATGGGCGGTTCGTGGTGCTGCTGGATCGGAATGGGCGGTTCAAGGCGCGGGTGGAGGGGCCGGTCAGCGGCAATGTGCTTTTGCGGTGTGCCCAGCATGCCGCGATGAAGAATACTGAGCAAACGCTCGCCATTGCGCGGAATATCGTTGCCGGGAAGATCCAGAATACGCGACAGGTGGTATTGCGGGGGGCGAGAGAGGCGGATGATGCCACCGATGTCGCGCCATTGAAAGCGACCGGCGAAGCGCTCGGCAATGCTTTAGGTCGGCTGCCGTTGTGTGAAAACTTAGATGTTCTAAGAGGGATCGAGGGGGAATCAGCTCGTGTGTACTTCGGGACGTTCGATCGCATGGTGAAGGAAGATCGCCCCACGTTTACGCTGGACGGACGACATCGCCGCCCACCGCGCGATCCGGTGAATGCGTTGCTGTCGTTTCTGTATGCGCTCCTGATGAACGATTGCGTGGCCGCCGTGGAGGGGGTGGGGCTTGATCCACAGATGGGATTTCTCCATGCCTTGCGGCCGGGCCGTGCGGCATTGGCGTTGGATCTCATGGAAGAGCTGCGCAGCGTCTTGGCGGACCGCCTGGTGCTGACGTTGATCAATCGGCGTCAAGTCGCGGCCAAACATTTCCAAGCTCGGCCCGGTGGCGCCGTCCATCTGGAGGATGAGGCGAGGAAGGACGTCATCGTCGCGTACCAGAAACGCAAGCAAGAGGAAATCACGCATCCGGTGCTGGATCAGAAGATGCTGTTGGGACTCGTGCCGCACATCCAGGCCCGCTTGCTGGCGCGTGTGCTGCGCGGCGATCTGGAGGCCTATCCACCGTATTTGCACCGGTAG
- the cas4 gene encoding CRISPR-associated protein Cas4 codes for MTDASDDPIMISALEHWSYCPRQCALIHIEQTFDENLYTMRGQAVHKRVDEPESEIVDGVRVERAVPLWSKRLGLIGKADVVEFHGETPYPVEYKHGPRREKEHDDLQVCAQALCLEEMMGKEVRRGAIYHHSSRRRREVVFTPELRRHVEEVIAEVRRMLESGTLPPPVNDRRCEHCSLRESCMPSVIGEQQRARVLVRGLFVAKGG; via the coding sequence ATGACTGACGCAAGCGACGATCCCATCATGATCTCCGCGCTGGAGCATTGGAGCTATTGCCCGCGCCAGTGTGCGCTGATCCATATCGAACAGACGTTTGACGAGAATCTCTACACCATGCGTGGACAGGCCGTTCATAAGCGCGTGGATGAACCGGAGTCTGAAATCGTAGACGGTGTTCGCGTCGAACGGGCGGTGCCGCTCTGGTCGAAACGGTTGGGGTTGATCGGTAAGGCGGATGTGGTGGAATTCCACGGAGAGACGCCCTATCCCGTGGAATACAAGCACGGGCCACGGCGAGAGAAGGAACATGACGACCTCCAAGTCTGTGCTCAGGCGCTATGTCTGGAGGAGATGATGGGCAAGGAGGTGCGGCGCGGCGCGATCTATCATCACAGCTCTCGGCGTCGCCGCGAAGTGGTCTTTACGCCGGAACTGCGTCGGCATGTCGAAGAGGTCATCGCCGAGGTTCGCCGAATGCTGGAGAGCGGCACGCTTCCGCCTCCGGTGAATGACCGTCGCTGTGAACACTGTTCGTTGCGGGAGTCGTGCATGCCGTCTGTCATTGGTGAGCAACAGCGAGCGCGAGTCCTCGTGCGCGGACTGTTTGTCGCGAAGGGAGGCTGA
- the cas7c gene encoding type I-C CRISPR-associated protein Cas7/Csd2, whose amino-acid sequence MTILQNKIDFAVVLRVKRANPNGDPLNGNRPRTDYDNYGEMTDVCNKRKIRDRLLERWVAAGKKEDDGNEIFVQSDDRKEDECKSLRARAEAGLGNKLGSPQTVELACKKWLDVRAFGQLFALKGGKKTKKGEENEGDGDTGISIGIRGPVTVQSGFSVAPIDIASTQITKSASGEDTKDGKRSSDTMGTKHRVENGVYVFFGSMNPQLAKKTGFSDVDAEAIKQVLPRLFENDESSARPAGSMEILEVIWWKHNCKAGQYSSAKVHRTLTVKPDGGIELASLNGLTPERIDGF is encoded by the coding sequence ATGACAATACTTCAAAACAAGATCGACTTTGCAGTAGTGCTTCGTGTTAAACGGGCCAATCCAAATGGCGACCCGCTTAATGGAAATCGTCCCCGCACCGACTATGACAACTACGGAGAAATGACCGATGTTTGCAACAAGCGGAAGATCAGGGATCGGTTGTTGGAGAGATGGGTTGCTGCTGGCAAAAAAGAAGATGACGGGAACGAGATCTTTGTGCAGTCGGATGACCGCAAAGAAGATGAATGTAAAAGTCTTCGAGCACGTGCCGAAGCTGGCTTGGGCAACAAGCTTGGCTCGCCCCAGACTGTCGAATTGGCATGCAAGAAGTGGTTGGATGTACGTGCTTTCGGTCAACTGTTCGCACTGAAAGGTGGCAAGAAGACCAAGAAAGGCGAGGAAAATGAAGGCGACGGCGATACCGGTATCTCCATTGGAATTCGTGGCCCGGTCACTGTCCAATCCGGATTCAGTGTAGCGCCTATCGACATTGCGAGCACCCAGATAACCAAGAGTGCGAGCGGTGAAGACACTAAGGACGGCAAAAGAAGTTCCGACACAATGGGTACAAAGCACCGTGTTGAAAATGGGGTGTACGTTTTCTTCGGGAGTATGAATCCTCAATTGGCGAAAAAGACAGGGTTTAGTGATGTAGATGCCGAGGCTATTAAACAAGTACTGCCGAGGCTCTTTGAAAATGATGAATCCTCAGCGCGTCCAGCAGGCAGCATGGAGATTCTTGAAGTAATCTGGTGGAAGCATAATTGCAAAGCGGGTCAGTACTCCTCCGCCAAGGTTCATCGCACGCTGACTGTGAAGCCCGATGGCGGTATTGAGCTTGCTTCGCTCAACGGGCTCACGCCAGAGCGTATTGATGGTTTTTGA
- the cas8c gene encoding type I-C CRISPR-associated protein Cas8c/Csd1, giving the protein MSWIQKLNETYELCAGLPQFSSNPLLPISHTTQQAHIEIVIDGSGNFRRANVVSKADQTTLIPCTEESGGRAGSKPKNHPLCDKLQYVAGDYWELGGEVTIGFAKEKEEPHCSYLKDLEAWGASPEGHYKLAAILTYVRKKHVVHDLVRERLLPLDSQGKLLKKWNGDKKNVPAIFKVIPAGSSPEDAFIRWHVELANDPETAIWKDKEIIDAWIRYYASQQSKRGLCMVTGNEAILAEQHPAKLRNAGDKAKLISSNDTSGYTFRGRFSDAVEACGVGFVVTQQAHKALQWLLDFERRQAFRNGNQVIVAWAVSGKPLPDPFANSAQMFGLESREEDATPVYQGDAGQAFAVRLKKYIAGYRTRLGSTDAIVVMGLDSATPGRMAITYYRELTGSEFLERIQLWHESCAWHQSFGKNLKFVGVPSPRDITEAAYGRQVEGKSGEKLRKATVERLLPCIIDGRPIPRDLVESTVRRAVNRLGLEKWEWEKNLGIACALFRGHHKQRSYEMALELDRTSRDYLFGRLLAVAERIEDMALYLAKENRGTSAAKLMQRFADHPYSTWRTIELSLAPYKARLRTRLPGFLVNMEKLLDGIICTFRGQDFMSEARLSGEFLLGYHCQRQALWSKPESTNAEESTETQTDQGE; this is encoded by the coding sequence ATGAGCTGGATTCAAAAACTTAACGAAACATACGAGCTATGTGCCGGGTTGCCACAATTCAGCAGCAATCCTCTACTTCCTATCAGTCACACGACGCAGCAGGCGCACATCGAAATTGTGATTGATGGTAGCGGCAATTTCCGGCGAGCCAACGTGGTCAGCAAGGCAGATCAAACGACGCTGATTCCGTGCACCGAGGAGTCTGGGGGGCGGGCCGGAAGTAAACCCAAAAATCATCCTCTATGCGACAAGCTCCAATACGTGGCTGGTGACTATTGGGAACTGGGTGGTGAAGTAACTATTGGGTTCGCCAAAGAGAAGGAAGAACCTCACTGCAGCTACTTGAAGGATTTGGAGGCATGGGGAGCGTCGCCGGAAGGTCACTACAAGCTTGCCGCAATTCTGACCTATGTTCGAAAAAAACACGTGGTTCACGACCTGGTACGTGAAAGACTCTTGCCTTTAGATTCGCAGGGGAAGCTGCTAAAAAAATGGAATGGTGACAAGAAGAATGTACCGGCGATATTCAAAGTCATACCTGCAGGGTCTAGCCCAGAAGATGCCTTCATCCGCTGGCACGTAGAACTTGCCAACGATCCCGAGACTGCGATCTGGAAAGACAAAGAAATCATCGATGCCTGGATTCGTTACTACGCCAGCCAGCAGAGCAAACGCGGGCTATGTATGGTCACAGGAAATGAAGCCATACTTGCTGAGCAGCACCCTGCCAAGCTTCGGAACGCGGGTGACAAGGCAAAGCTGATTTCTTCCAATGACACCAGCGGATACACTTTTCGCGGACGCTTCAGTGATGCCGTCGAAGCCTGCGGCGTTGGGTTCGTAGTTACTCAACAAGCCCATAAGGCTTTGCAATGGTTGCTTGATTTTGAACGCAGACAGGCATTCCGCAACGGAAATCAGGTCATCGTGGCCTGGGCCGTATCCGGCAAGCCTCTGCCTGACCCGTTTGCCAACTCCGCCCAGATGTTTGGCTTGGAATCCAGAGAGGAGGATGCCACGCCCGTGTATCAAGGGGATGCAGGTCAGGCCTTTGCTGTCAGGCTGAAAAAATATATCGCCGGCTATCGAACACGCCTCGGCTCGACGGATGCAATTGTGGTCATGGGGTTAGACTCGGCCACGCCCGGACGCATGGCCATCACCTATTACCGGGAACTAACCGGCTCGGAATTCCTTGAACGTATTCAGCTATGGCACGAGTCCTGTGCCTGGCATCAGAGCTTTGGCAAGAACTTGAAGTTTGTAGGCGTTCCCTCGCCGAGAGATATCACTGAGGCCGCCTATGGTCGTCAAGTGGAAGGCAAGTCAGGCGAGAAGCTTCGCAAGGCTACGGTGGAACGGCTTCTTCCCTGCATCATCGATGGGCGACCTATACCGCGAGACCTTGTGGAATCCACGGTACGCAGAGCAGTCAATCGGCTGGGGCTTGAGAAATGGGAGTGGGAGAAAAACTTGGGTATCGCCTGCGCTCTATTTAGAGGACATCACAAGCAAAGGAGTTACGAAATGGCATTGGAGTTAGACAGAACATCCCGGGATTACCTCTTCGGGCGCCTCCTGGCCGTAGCGGAACGCATCGAAGATATGGCGCTGTATTTAGCCAAGGAAAATCGAGGCACCAGCGCAGCTAAGCTCATGCAGCGCTTCGCCGACCATCCTTATTCTACATGGCGGACCATCGAGCTCTCTCTGGCACCTTACAAGGCTCGACTTCGCACAAGGTTACCAGGCTTTCTTGTCAATATGGAAAAACTCCTCGACGGAATCATCTGCACATTCAGGGGACAAGATTTCATGAGTGAAGCAAGGCTTTCAGGCGAATTCCTCCTGGGATACCACTGTCAGAGACAAGCCCTATGGTCAAAGCCCGAATCGACCAACGCTGAAGAATCCACCGAGACCCAAACGGATCAAGGAGAGTAA
- the cas5c gene encoding type I-C CRISPR-associated protein Cas5c, with product MPDSRNSSIEFKVWGRYALFTDPLTRIGGEKCSYHLPTYEALKGIAKSIYWKPTFIWVIDEVRVMKRIRTQTKGIKPLEFGGGNTLAIYTFLADVEYQVRAHFEWNQFRPELADDRSEPKHHLIAKRMLERGGRQDIFLGTRDCQGYVEPCEFGSGPGHYDGAGELGFSLTFHGFDYPDETGESKLQARFWRPTMADGVIRFISPENCEIKKFIREMQPKQFTTGRNLVGAEAEIVGLEC from the coding sequence ATGCCTGATTCGCGCAACAGCAGCATCGAATTCAAGGTGTGGGGCCGATACGCTCTTTTCACGGACCCCTTGACCCGTATCGGCGGAGAAAAATGTTCCTATCACCTACCGACCTACGAGGCGCTGAAGGGTATTGCCAAGTCTATCTACTGGAAGCCCACCTTCATTTGGGTTATCGACGAGGTGCGTGTGATGAAGCGCATACGCACCCAGACCAAGGGCATTAAACCCCTGGAGTTTGGCGGCGGCAACACCTTGGCCATTTATACCTTCCTGGCGGATGTGGAATATCAGGTCAGAGCTCATTTCGAATGGAACCAATTTCGGCCGGAACTCGCGGATGACCGGAGTGAACCAAAACATCACCTGATTGCCAAGCGCATGCTTGAGCGGGGCGGCCGACAGGACATTTTCCTGGGCACGCGGGATTGCCAGGGCTACGTGGAGCCTTGCGAATTCGGTTCCGGGCCGGGGCATTACGATGGTGCAGGAGAACTGGGATTCAGCCTGACTTTCCACGGCTTTGACTACCCGGACGAGACTGGCGAGAGCAAACTTCAAGCTCGTTTCTGGCGACCGACGATGGCTGATGGCGTTATCCGGTTTATCTCGCCTGAGAATTGCGAAATCAAGAAATTCATCCGGGAGATGCAGCCCAAGCAGTTTACGACCGGTCGGAATCTCGTTGGCGCGGAAGCGGAAATCGTCGGGCTGGAGTGCTGA